A region of Streptomyces sp. TG1A-60 DNA encodes the following proteins:
- a CDS encoding ATP-grasp domain-containing protein, giving the protein MRLYLLALNPTDSVTEGFLPAAARLGLDVTVLTDQPDAHRAAYPEIEVLDCDVRDFRAVVTRISTRHRPDAVFTNSDHLQTQAALAAQYFGLPGKDWRATLRSKDKGEMRRHLAAAGADTVWSAEITGPAHLTGPLVVDAPYPCVVKPREGVASEDVVLVDTAEDLVARGKEILTRRPGAPLVVEEYLPGELLTLETLGDGRVRHVLGGFHTELSPPPYFIEERLRFVPAHPEPVVTQILAQLDALGVGFGACHTEFVVHDGRARIIEVNYRAIGDQCDLLLAQLLDLPLFEHILRTHLGEPLPADLEFRRDGAARLEYPSAERAGTLVAAPAASELTVDGVHLTYRPLREVGERHELYRTNRDYLGVLRATGTGQETVDRVAADFLAAQRWEIQP; this is encoded by the coding sequence ATGCGTCTGTACCTGCTCGCCCTGAACCCCACCGACTCCGTCACCGAAGGCTTCCTGCCGGCCGCCGCCCGGCTCGGCCTGGACGTCACCGTCCTCACCGACCAGCCCGACGCCCACCGCGCCGCCTACCCCGAGATCGAGGTCCTCGACTGCGACGTACGCGACTTCCGCGCCGTCGTCACCCGGATCTCCACCCGCCACCGCCCGGACGCGGTCTTCACCAACAGCGACCACCTCCAGACCCAGGCCGCGCTGGCCGCCCAGTACTTCGGGCTCCCCGGCAAGGACTGGCGGGCCACGCTGCGCAGCAAGGACAAGGGCGAGATGCGCCGACATCTGGCCGCCGCCGGAGCGGACACCGTCTGGTCCGCCGAGATCACCGGTCCGGCCCACCTCACCGGCCCCCTCGTCGTCGACGCCCCCTACCCCTGCGTCGTCAAGCCCCGCGAGGGCGTCGCCAGCGAGGACGTCGTACTGGTCGACACCGCCGAGGACCTCGTGGCACGCGGCAAGGAGATCCTGACCCGCCGCCCCGGTGCCCCCCTCGTCGTCGAGGAGTACCTGCCCGGCGAACTCCTCACCCTGGAGACCCTCGGCGACGGCCGCGTCCGGCACGTCCTCGGCGGTTTCCACACCGAGCTGTCACCGCCGCCGTACTTCATCGAGGAACGGCTGCGCTTCGTCCCGGCCCACCCCGAGCCGGTCGTCACGCAGATCCTCGCCCAACTCGACGCGCTGGGCGTCGGATTCGGCGCCTGCCACACCGAGTTCGTGGTCCACGACGGCAGGGCCCGCATCATCGAGGTCAACTACCGTGCCATCGGCGACCAGTGCGACCTGCTGCTCGCCCAGCTCCTCGACCTCCCGCTCTTCGAGCACATCCTCCGCACCCACCTCGGAGAACCGCTGCCCGCCGACCTGGAGTTCCGCCGCGACGGCGCGGCCCGCCTGGAGTACCCGAGTGCCGAGCGGGCGGGCACACTCGTCGCCGCCCCCGCCGCGAGCGAACTCACCGTCGACGGCGTGCACCTGACCTACCGTCCGCTCCGCGAGGTCGGCGAACGGCACGAGCTGTACCGGACCAACCGCGACTACCTCGGCGTCCTGCGCGCCACCGGCACCGGCCAGGAAACCGTCGACCGGGTGGCGGCGGACTTCCTCGCCGCACAGCGCTGGGAGATCCAGCCGTGA
- a CDS encoding MFS transporter has translation MTAAAPPMARPTFGRRQVHAVAACYFVASFAALGLPPYFTRILPELGDGAADWAGVLYVVPTVFSAIAAPLWGRLADRFGRKRLLLRAQLGLAVSFLLAGWADSLTVFTVALVLQGILGGTFAASNGYLGAALEGPRLSRALTLMQGSARAALVFAPIVVGALSPWMSPHRQYALLALLPLAAALLLAALPEPGETGTTEPEEPESTDVAPVAALRRLYALEFAFVFSTVISFPYLISLVEERLPGASTALSGLLFALPHLCYLVSAMAVHRALRTRPRHGMAAGFALIALGLAGHGVADTLPTLVAVRLLLGAGLTLGMVGLSVLAAECARGRAPGGMFGSLEFFSKAGAVAAGITAAVGSARFGPTAPVLIGGGIATLTVLATLLPPRPRIRWSH, from the coding sequence ATGACAGCCGCGGCGCCCCCGATGGCCCGCCCCACGTTCGGCCGCCGCCAGGTGCACGCCGTGGCCGCCTGCTACTTCGTGGCGTCGTTCGCCGCGCTGGGGCTGCCGCCGTACTTCACCCGGATACTGCCGGAGCTCGGCGACGGGGCAGCCGACTGGGCCGGTGTGCTGTACGTGGTCCCCACCGTGTTCAGCGCGATCGCGGCACCCCTGTGGGGTCGGCTCGCCGACCGCTTCGGACGCAAACGGCTGCTGCTGCGCGCCCAGTTGGGCCTCGCCGTCTCCTTCCTGCTCGCCGGCTGGGCCGACTCGCTCACCGTGTTCACGGTGGCGCTGGTGCTCCAGGGCATCCTCGGCGGGACCTTCGCGGCCTCCAACGGCTACCTGGGCGCCGCCCTGGAGGGGCCGCGCCTGTCGAGGGCGCTCACCCTCATGCAGGGCAGCGCGCGGGCCGCCCTCGTGTTCGCGCCGATCGTCGTCGGCGCGCTGTCACCCTGGATGTCCCCGCACCGCCAGTACGCCCTCCTCGCGCTGCTCCCGCTCGCAGCGGCCCTCCTCCTGGCCGCCCTGCCCGAACCGGGGGAGACCGGCACGACCGAACCGGAGGAGCCGGAGAGCACCGACGTCGCCCCCGTGGCCGCGCTGCGCAGGCTCTACGCGCTGGAGTTCGCCTTCGTGTTCTCCACCGTCATCTCCTTCCCCTACCTGATATCCCTCGTCGAGGAACGCCTTCCGGGCGCCTCCACCGCCCTCTCCGGCCTGCTCTTCGCGCTGCCGCACCTCTGCTACCTGGTCTCGGCGATGGCGGTGCACCGCGCGCTGCGCACCCGCCCCCGGCACGGCATGGCCGCCGGCTTCGCACTCATCGCCCTCGGCCTGGCCGGCCACGGCGTCGCCGACACCCTGCCCACGCTGGTCGCCGTACGGCTGCTGCTCGGCGCGGGCCTCACCCTCGGCATGGTCGGCCTGTCGGTCCTGGCCGCCGAGTGCGCCCGGGGCCGCGCCCCCGGCGGGATGTTCGGCTCGCTGGAGTTCTTCTCCAAGGCCGGCGCCGTCGCCGCCGGAATCACCGCCGCCGTGGGCAGCGCCCGGTTCGGCCCCACCGCGCCGGTGCTGATAGGCGGCGGCATCGCCACCCTCACCGTCCTCGCGACCCTCCTGCCCCCACGCCCGCGTATCCGCTGGAGCCACTGA
- a CDS encoding (2Fe-2S)-binding protein, producing MTVASLDSPRADAATYVPDLLAAVYRRLDTVCEALSVRVAPARRLPCDTIGLTDGREGVEAFVEAEAARIQDRHDHTAPRHVAASRALHDYAWSVGLLISGVWYLERRVPRIAPGDIRVDLASGTYEISPGTALACLPDDPATDLPGTRTVAHQEALRAELRAAVADHMGPVLDVIGPYVRRGSRALWGLVSDDLVSGLWYLGRMLGDEDAGVRAASAVLPTARAPFPGGADFRSLRTSDGREHPTRTRRGCCLYYTIRPAETCSTCPRTCDAERLRRLEG from the coding sequence ATGACCGTGGCCTCCCTGGACAGCCCCCGGGCGGACGCCGCCACGTATGTCCCGGACCTCCTCGCCGCCGTCTACCGCCGCCTCGACACGGTGTGCGAGGCCCTGTCCGTACGCGTCGCTCCGGCGCGCCGACTCCCCTGCGACACCATCGGACTGACGGACGGCCGGGAAGGCGTGGAGGCCTTCGTCGAGGCCGAGGCGGCCCGCATCCAGGACCGCCACGACCACACCGCGCCCCGGCATGTCGCCGCCTCACGCGCCCTGCACGACTACGCCTGGTCGGTCGGCCTGCTGATCAGCGGCGTCTGGTATCTGGAGCGCCGCGTTCCCCGCATCGCACCCGGCGACATACGGGTCGACCTCGCGTCGGGCACGTACGAGATCAGCCCCGGCACCGCCCTCGCCTGCCTGCCGGACGACCCGGCGACGGATCTGCCCGGTACCCGGACCGTCGCCCACCAGGAGGCCCTGCGCGCCGAGTTGAGGGCCGCCGTGGCGGACCACATGGGTCCGGTGCTGGACGTGATCGGCCCGTACGTCCGCCGGGGCTCGCGCGCGCTGTGGGGCCTGGTCTCCGACGATCTCGTCTCCGGCCTCTGGTACCTGGGCCGCATGCTGGGAGACGAGGACGCCGGGGTACGGGCCGCCTCCGCGGTCCTCCCCACGGCTCGGGCCCCCTTCCCCGGCGGCGCCGACTTCCGCTCCCTGCGCACGAGCGACGGCCGCGAACACCCGACCCGCACCCGCAGGGGCTGTTGCCTCTACTACACGATCCGCCCGGCCGAGACCTGCTCCACCTGCCCCCGCACCTGCGACGCGGAACGGCTGCGCCGGCTGGAGGGCTGA
- a CDS encoding type III PLP-dependent enzyme yields the protein MAHPTPAVCDRVLSLTPTGLPAYVYDLAALRDHAAHVRAALPERVELYYAAKANPEPEILAALGPYVDGYEVSSGGELAHVAKAVPGRPLAFGGPGKTPDEIRTALEQGVERFHVESEHDLRVLAELARQVAPEAPVGVLLRFNLAVADGSLAGSALAMGGRPTPFGLDPAQAPEALRPLTDGTCPHLALLGVHAHLASGLDAPEQLSVARSVVEWATGLGVPLSEVNVGGGMAVDYARPESRFDWKAYGAGLARLADAHPELTLRIEPGRALTAYCGWYATEVLDVKHSHGEEFAVVRGGTHHLRTPATKGHDQPCSVLPVEEWPHPWPRPAATGEHVNLTGQLCTPKDLLARGARTPGLRAGDRLAFSLAGAYAWNISHHDFLMHPRPGFHFLG from the coding sequence ATGGCCCACCCCACACCCGCCGTATGCGACCGCGTCCTGTCCCTGACGCCCACCGGACTGCCCGCGTACGTCTACGACCTGGCCGCCCTGCGCGACCACGCCGCCCACGTACGCGCCGCCCTTCCCGAACGCGTCGAGCTGTACTACGCGGCCAAGGCCAACCCCGAGCCGGAGATCCTCGCCGCGCTCGGCCCGTACGTCGACGGCTACGAGGTGTCCTCCGGCGGGGAACTCGCCCATGTGGCCAAGGCCGTGCCGGGCCGCCCGCTGGCCTTCGGCGGCCCCGGCAAGACCCCGGACGAGATCCGGACGGCGCTGGAACAGGGCGTCGAGCGCTTCCATGTGGAGAGCGAGCACGACCTGCGCGTGCTCGCGGAGCTGGCACGCCAGGTGGCGCCCGAGGCCCCGGTGGGTGTGCTGCTCCGCTTCAACCTCGCCGTGGCGGACGGTTCGCTGGCGGGCAGCGCGCTCGCCATGGGCGGGCGCCCCACGCCCTTCGGCCTGGACCCCGCACAGGCACCGGAGGCACTCCGCCCCCTCACGGACGGCACCTGCCCGCACCTCGCACTGCTCGGCGTCCACGCCCACCTGGCGAGCGGACTCGACGCGCCCGAACAGCTCTCCGTCGCCCGCTCGGTCGTGGAGTGGGCGACGGGGCTGGGCGTACCGCTCTCCGAGGTGAACGTCGGCGGCGGCATGGCCGTGGACTACGCGCGCCCCGAGAGCCGCTTCGACTGGAAGGCGTACGGCGCGGGTCTGGCCCGACTCGCCGACGCCCATCCGGAACTGACACTCCGTATCGAACCCGGGCGAGCGCTCACCGCGTACTGCGGCTGGTACGCCACCGAGGTGCTGGACGTCAAGCACAGCCACGGCGAGGAGTTCGCCGTGGTCCGCGGCGGCACCCACCATCTGCGCACGCCGGCGACCAAGGGGCACGACCAGCCGTGCTCGGTGCTGCCGGTCGAGGAGTGGCCGCACCCGTGGCCGCGCCCGGCTGCCACGGGGGAGCACGTCAACCTCACCGGACAGCTGTGCACACCGAAGGACCTCCTCGCCCGCGGCGCCCGCACGCCGGGGCTACGGGCCGGGGACCGGCTGGCCTTCTCCCTCGCGGGCGCGTACGCGTGGAACATCTCGCACCACGACTTCCTGATGCATCCGCGCCCTGGCTTCCATTTCCTCGGCTGA
- a CDS encoding metalloregulator ArsR/SmtB family transcription factor, translating to MSESHAVSPASGAHLRAPDSARLTEATGVFAMLSDVTRLHLLWLLAQGESDVGSLAERCEASRTAVSQHLAKLRLAGLVDTRREGRHIHYSLSDGHLRRLVLEALSHADHRVSGQAPHD from the coding sequence ATGTCTGAAAGCCACGCCGTGTCACCTGCGTCCGGTGCGCATCTGCGCGCCCCCGACAGCGCGCGGCTCACCGAGGCGACCGGAGTGTTCGCGATGCTCTCCGACGTCACCCGGCTGCACCTGCTGTGGCTGCTCGCCCAGGGCGAGTCGGACGTCGGCTCACTGGCCGAGCGCTGCGAGGCGTCCCGCACGGCGGTCAGCCAGCACCTGGCGAAGCTGCGGCTCGCCGGGCTCGTGGACACCCGCCGCGAAGGGCGCCACATCCACTACAGCCTCAGCGACGGCCATCTGCGGCGCCTGGTCCTGGAGGCGCTCAGCCACGCGGACCACCGGGTGAGCGGCCAGGCGCCGCACGACTGA
- a CDS encoding IucA/IucC family protein has translation MTAAAAETTAAPSAPAGATEAELLTRVLGALLREDVVGLRTRSTLVHRPDGPWLRLPVDGDDALLLPVAEDGFQHAYAARMPQLVREPAGTHLTTCDTVLAELRALAEPVDRDGFDAFAEECRQTLATMRLHETTRKETADGLTELYGTDLADWTGLRGSLAYETLAARLDHPVYPTARGRSGLDEEQLRGFAPEFHPSFALNWLALPRESVTVAGQLPDGWPTPSGLGLADLDHTHVALPVHPLTVGAPLDAALREAGLAGRAVLADRAYLPVVPTLSMRTVAPAAAPSLHLKLPLATATLGMRNKRSIKPGTLVDGAAGQRLLAAVIEREPRFKDRVLHADETVYAHAGHELLAVLCRRYPTDLDDRVVVPMAALLAEAPGGGLVVDHLADRFHGGDTTALLDAVLTVLFDWQTTLFGYGIALESHQQNVSLVFGPEPGELRLLLKDNDGPRVNSTRLAATLGDGGGNRGFHDARTFAPDDRAVADLFTTITVHLCAGAYAFGLARHGRAPLPDLLRLVRDRLTEAVDRLGTDAAAVLRRRVLTAPELPVKAMVTAGTLLSKERSGAADINKHYTTGPNYLLVDGGAA, from the coding sequence GTGACCGCCGCCGCAGCCGAGACCACCGCCGCCCCGTCCGCACCCGCGGGCGCCACCGAAGCCGAACTGCTCACCCGCGTGCTCGGCGCCCTCCTCCGCGAGGACGTCGTCGGCCTGCGCACCCGCAGCACACTCGTCCACCGCCCGGACGGCCCCTGGCTCCGCCTGCCCGTCGACGGCGACGACGCCCTGCTGCTGCCGGTCGCCGAGGACGGATTCCAGCACGCGTACGCCGCCCGGATGCCCCAGCTCGTCCGGGAGCCGGCCGGCACCCACCTCACGACCTGCGACACCGTCCTCGCCGAACTGCGCGCACTCGCCGAGCCCGTCGACCGCGACGGCTTCGACGCCTTCGCCGAGGAGTGCCGTCAGACGCTCGCGACGATGCGGCTGCACGAGACGACACGGAAGGAGACGGCCGACGGGCTCACCGAGCTCTACGGCACCGACCTGGCCGACTGGACGGGGCTGCGCGGCAGCCTCGCGTACGAGACCCTCGCCGCGCGGCTCGACCACCCCGTCTACCCGACCGCGCGCGGTCGCTCGGGCCTGGACGAGGAGCAACTACGCGGCTTCGCGCCGGAGTTCCACCCGAGTTTCGCGCTGAACTGGCTCGCCCTCCCCCGGGAGTCGGTCACCGTCGCCGGGCAACTCCCGGACGGCTGGCCCACCCCCTCCGGGCTCGGTCTCGCGGACCTCGACCACACCCATGTCGCCCTGCCCGTCCATCCGCTGACCGTGGGCGCGCCGCTCGACGCGGCGCTGCGCGAGGCGGGACTCGCGGGCCGGGCGGTACTCGCCGACCGGGCGTACCTCCCCGTCGTACCCACCCTGTCGATGCGGACGGTCGCCCCGGCCGCCGCGCCCTCCCTGCACCTCAAACTGCCCCTGGCCACCGCCACGCTGGGCATGCGCAACAAGCGCTCCATCAAGCCCGGCACCCTCGTCGACGGCGCGGCCGGACAGCGGCTGCTGGCAGCCGTGATCGAGCGGGAACCCCGTTTCAAGGACCGGGTGCTGCACGCCGACGAGACGGTGTACGCGCACGCCGGGCACGAACTCCTCGCCGTCCTGTGCCGCCGCTACCCGACGGACCTCGACGACCGCGTCGTCGTCCCCATGGCCGCCCTGCTCGCCGAGGCACCCGGCGGGGGACTGGTCGTCGACCACCTCGCCGACCGCTTCCACGGCGGTGACACGACCGCCCTGCTGGACGCCGTGCTCACTGTGCTGTTCGACTGGCAGACCACGCTCTTCGGCTACGGGATCGCCCTGGAGTCGCACCAGCAGAACGTCTCCCTGGTGTTCGGCCCCGAGCCAGGCGAGCTGCGGCTGCTGCTGAAGGACAACGACGGGCCGCGCGTCAACAGCACCCGGCTGGCCGCCACCCTCGGTGACGGCGGCGGGAACCGGGGCTTCCACGACGCGCGGACCTTCGCCCCGGACGACCGGGCGGTGGCCGACCTGTTCACCACCATCACCGTCCATCTCTGCGCCGGCGCCTACGCGTTCGGCCTCGCCCGCCACGGCCGCGCACCGCTGCCGGACCTGCTGCGCCTCGTCCGCGACCGGCTCACCGAGGCCGTCGACCGGCTCGGCACAGACGCGGCGGCCGTGCTGCGCCGGCGGGTGCTGACCGCGCCCGAACTGCCGGTGAAGGCGATGGTGACCGCCGGGACCCTGCTCAGCAAGGAGCGGTCGGGCGCCGCCGACATCAACAAGCACTACACCACGGGGCCCAACTACCTGCTGGTGGACGGTGGTGCGGCATGA
- a CDS encoding iron-siderophore ABC transporter substrate-binding protein, with protein sequence MLKRSPLRGFGRPAAALLAVVLGTGVLAACGNDDSAKESDTAQAGADGAAFPRTLNTVMGDVEIPSRPKKVVVLDTGELDDVTLLGIDPVGAVAPHFKTEGGFPTYLEGDLKNTVDVGPLLEPNLEKIASLEPDLILSSKVRHEKVYDKLSAIAPTVFTETTGGVWKENLKVHAEALGLEDEAEAELKEYETRAKALGTAIEKKDGAMPTVSVVRFVAGPTRLYASNSYSGVVLNDIGFQRPKSQISDDPAVTMKDVSAEEIDQADADLVFVTTADTPDKTQQKQVTSNPVWRDLPAVKDGKVFEVPDETWMSGIGVQAAEEMLADVAKATGVELPKQ encoded by the coding sequence ATGCTCAAGCGATCCCCCCTGCGCGGATTCGGCCGGCCCGCCGCCGCGCTGCTCGCCGTCGTGCTCGGCACGGGCGTCCTGGCCGCCTGCGGCAACGACGACTCGGCGAAGGAGAGCGACACCGCCCAGGCCGGCGCCGACGGCGCCGCCTTCCCGCGTACCCTCAACACCGTGATGGGTGACGTCGAGATCCCGTCCCGGCCGAAGAAGGTCGTCGTCCTCGACACCGGTGAGCTGGACGACGTCACCCTGCTCGGCATCGACCCGGTCGGCGCCGTCGCCCCGCACTTCAAGACCGAGGGCGGCTTCCCGACGTACCTCGAAGGCGACCTCAAGAACACCGTGGACGTCGGACCGCTCCTGGAGCCGAACCTGGAGAAGATCGCCTCCCTCGAGCCCGACCTCATCCTGTCGTCCAAGGTCCGCCACGAGAAGGTCTACGACAAGCTCAGCGCCATCGCCCCGACCGTGTTCACCGAGACCACCGGTGGTGTGTGGAAGGAGAACCTCAAGGTCCACGCCGAGGCACTCGGCCTGGAGGACGAGGCCGAGGCCGAGCTGAAGGAGTACGAGACGCGGGCCAAGGCCCTCGGTACGGCCATAGAGAAGAAGGACGGCGCCATGCCGACCGTCTCCGTGGTCCGCTTCGTCGCCGGCCCGACCCGCCTGTACGCCTCCAACTCCTACAGCGGTGTCGTCCTGAACGACATCGGCTTCCAGCGCCCGAAGTCGCAGATCTCCGACGATCCGGCCGTGACGATGAAGGACGTCAGCGCCGAGGAGATCGATCAGGCCGACGCCGACCTGGTCTTCGTCACCACCGCCGACACCCCGGACAAGACCCAGCAGAAGCAGGTCACCTCCAACCCGGTCTGGAGGGACCTGCCCGCCGTCAAGGACGGCAAGGTCTTCGAGGTCCCGGACGAGACCTGGATGTCGGGCATCGGTGTCCAGGCGGCCGAGGAGATGCTCGCCGACGTGGCGAAGGCCACCGGCGTCGAGCTGCCGAAGCAGTAA
- a CDS encoding iron ABC transporter permease, producing the protein MPLFLGGIGALALCAALSLALGARSVPLPTVLDALSGHAEGRDALVVTGLRLPRTVIALAVGAALGVAGAVAQGITRNPLASPTTLGINAGAGFAVVVAIFALKLADPVEYVWFAFAGAAGAAVLAQALARRSGDIDPVRLALGGTVLQLVLLSWTSAVMLASQRTLDEARFWLAGSLAGRQLDTLWPLSPPLALGLLLALAVAPALNALALGDDSAQALGVPVTRIRLAGGIAVVLLAGSAVAVAGPVAFIGLAAPHLVRPLLGGDHRLLVPGCLIAGPLLLLTADILGRLVIRPAELEVGIVTAFLGAPLLALLARKAAR; encoded by the coding sequence TTGCCCCTGTTCCTCGGCGGGATCGGCGCGCTGGCCCTCTGCGCCGCGCTGAGCCTCGCCCTGGGGGCCCGCTCCGTCCCCCTGCCCACCGTGCTCGACGCGCTGTCGGGTCACGCGGAGGGCCGGGACGCGTTGGTGGTGACGGGGCTTCGGCTGCCGCGCACGGTCATCGCTCTCGCGGTCGGCGCCGCCCTGGGGGTCGCCGGCGCCGTGGCGCAGGGGATCACCCGCAACCCGCTCGCCTCACCGACCACCCTCGGAATCAACGCCGGAGCGGGTTTCGCGGTCGTCGTCGCCATCTTCGCGCTGAAACTCGCGGACCCCGTCGAGTACGTGTGGTTCGCCTTCGCGGGGGCCGCCGGTGCCGCCGTCCTCGCCCAGGCGCTGGCACGCCGCTCCGGCGACATCGACCCGGTACGGCTCGCGCTCGGCGGCACCGTCCTCCAACTCGTGCTGCTGTCCTGGACGTCGGCCGTGATGCTGGCCAGTCAGCGCACCCTCGACGAGGCGCGCTTCTGGCTCGCCGGTTCCCTCGCCGGACGCCAACTCGACACGCTGTGGCCGCTGTCGCCACCCCTCGCGCTCGGCCTGCTGCTCGCCCTGGCCGTCGCACCCGCCCTCAACGCCCTCGCCCTCGGCGACGACTCGGCCCAGGCGCTCGGCGTGCCGGTCACCCGCATCCGGCTCGCCGGCGGTATCGCGGTCGTCCTGCTCGCCGGCTCCGCGGTGGCCGTGGCCGGCCCTGTCGCCTTCATCGGGCTCGCCGCCCCCCACCTCGTCCGCCCGCTGCTCGGCGGCGACCACCGCCTTCTCGTGCCCGGCTGCCTCATCGCGGGACCCCTGCTCCTGCTCACGGCCGACATCCTCGGCCGCCTGGTCATCCGCCCGGCGGAACTGGAGGTCGGCATCGTCACCGCGTTCCTCGGCGCCCCGCTGCTGGCCCTGCTCGCGCGGAAGGCCGCCCGATGA
- a CDS encoding iron ABC transporter permease, which produces MTLTYKAVPRRDTRRTPGRGRLLTYGTTGLLTLTVLLTVSVSTGEMDLPASVALRALAGLGDPGDVLVVREFRAPRAVAAIVAGAGLGAAGCVLQRLFRNPLASPDVMGVTGGASLGAVALLAAGASQLLIPLGALAGGMLAALLLGVFAWRSGLAVTRLVLTGLAVQAGLAAAVNLMIVRFPAELAGSALQWTTGSVYGRTWTEVWGAGAAVVLALAAALVTNRRLALLDLGDDSAGALGLNTSAARLQLLLVAVTLASLAAALAGPVTFVALAVPHVVRFLTGPPTAATLALAALTGAVLLLAADLVVQHLLPIEGLPVGAATATLGAPWLLVLMFRQSKPVRGSGT; this is translated from the coding sequence ATGACACTGACGTACAAGGCGGTCCCGCGACGGGACACGCGCCGCACGCCCGGCCGTGGCAGGCTTCTCACCTACGGCACGACCGGCCTCCTCACTCTGACCGTCCTGCTCACGGTATCCGTCTCCACGGGGGAGATGGACCTGCCCGCGTCCGTCGCGCTCCGCGCGCTGGCCGGACTCGGCGACCCGGGCGACGTGCTGGTGGTACGGGAGTTCCGCGCTCCGCGCGCCGTCGCCGCCATCGTGGCCGGTGCCGGCCTGGGCGCGGCAGGCTGCGTCCTGCAACGGCTCTTCCGTAACCCCCTCGCCTCCCCGGACGTGATGGGTGTGACCGGCGGAGCCTCGCTCGGCGCGGTCGCGCTGCTGGCCGCCGGGGCCTCCCAACTGCTCATCCCGCTCGGCGCGCTGGCCGGCGGCATGCTGGCCGCCCTGCTGCTCGGTGTGTTCGCCTGGCGGTCCGGGCTCGCCGTCACCCGGCTCGTCCTCACCGGTCTCGCCGTCCAGGCGGGCCTCGCCGCCGCCGTCAACCTGATGATCGTGCGCTTCCCGGCCGAACTCGCCGGCTCGGCACTCCAGTGGACGACCGGATCAGTGTACGGCCGCACCTGGACGGAGGTCTGGGGCGCGGGCGCGGCCGTGGTGCTCGCCCTGGCCGCCGCGCTGGTCACCAACCGCCGACTGGCGCTGCTCGACCTGGGCGACGACTCGGCGGGCGCCCTCGGCCTCAACACCTCCGCCGCCCGCCTCCAACTCCTCCTCGTCGCCGTCACGCTGGCCTCGCTGGCGGCGGCCCTCGCCGGCCCGGTCACCTTCGTCGCCCTCGCCGTACCGCACGTCGTCCGCTTCCTCACCGGCCCGCCCACCGCCGCGACCCTCGCCCTGGCCGCCCTCACCGGAGCCGTCCTCCTCCTCGCCGCCGACCTGGTCGTCCAGCACCTCCTCCCGATCGAGGGTCTCCCGGTCGGCGCCGCCACCGCCACTCTCGGCGCCCCCTGGCTGCTGGTGCTGATGTTCCGGCAGAGCAAGCCGGTGCGGGGGAGCGGCACATGA
- a CDS encoding ABC transporter ATP-binding protein — MTTTNQLSTQGLDLRYGDRLVVGGLDLTLPGGAVTAIVGPNACGKSTLLRGLSRLLAPTAGTVTLDGADIHRVSARALALRMGLLPQQPVTPEAITVEALVRLGRYPHQRLLSPWSAADQQAVDEALERTGTAELRDHPVDRLSGGQRQRAWIALALAQDTELLLLDEPTTFLDLRHQLDVLDLVAALHAEAGRTVVMVLHDLGQAARYADHMVVLKGGRLAATGPPADVLDADLVKSVFDVDCRVIPDPETGTPLVVPRGNAARHTTAPATS, encoded by the coding sequence ATGACCACCACCAACCAGCTCTCCACGCAGGGCCTGGACCTGCGCTACGGCGACCGGCTCGTGGTCGGCGGGCTCGACCTGACGCTGCCCGGCGGCGCCGTCACCGCGATCGTCGGCCCCAACGCCTGCGGCAAGTCGACCCTGTTGAGAGGGCTGAGCCGGCTGCTCGCACCCACCGCGGGCACGGTCACCCTGGACGGAGCCGACATCCACCGCGTGTCCGCACGCGCGCTGGCCCTGCGGATGGGGCTGCTGCCGCAGCAGCCGGTCACCCCGGAGGCGATCACCGTCGAGGCCCTCGTACGGCTCGGGCGGTACCCGCACCAGCGGCTGCTGAGCCCCTGGTCGGCCGCCGACCAGCAGGCCGTGGACGAGGCGCTGGAGCGCACCGGCACGGCGGAGCTGCGGGACCACCCGGTCGACCGGCTCTCCGGCGGACAGCGCCAACGCGCCTGGATCGCCCTGGCGTTGGCGCAGGACACCGAGCTGCTCCTGCTCGACGAACCGACCACCTTCCTCGACCTGCGGCACCAGCTCGACGTCCTCGACCTGGTCGCCGCCCTGCACGCCGAGGCCGGCCGCACCGTGGTGATGGTGCTGCACGACCTCGGACAGGCCGCCCGTTACGCCGACCACATGGTCGTGCTCAAGGGCGGGCGCCTCGCAGCCACCGGCCCACCTGCCGACGTGCTCGACGCGGACCTGGTCAAATCCGTGTTCGACGTGGACTGCCGGGTCATCCCCGACCCGGAGACCGGGACACCGCTGGTCGTCCCCAGAGGCAACGCGGCACGGCACACCACCGCGCCCGCGACCTCCTGA